In Saccharothrix violaceirubra, the following are encoded in one genomic region:
- a CDS encoding ATP-binding protein — protein sequence MTAEILYGADDLTHLEGLEAVRKRPGMYIGSTDSRGVNHLFTEIVDNSTDEGVAGHAARVVVTLHADGSVQVDDDGRGIPTGVHAKSGLSGIELVLTRLHAGGKFGGSGYKTSGGLHGVGASAVNALSHRFDVVVRREGKTHEMSFAHGVPGVFDGPGPKAAFTRESGLRVTGRTRKSGTSIRYWHDARYFENGAALDVEAVRAKLRNTAFLVPGVTYVLKTPEGEETFHYPGGLSDMVDFLAPSGDKPVSGTILVTGEGVYHENAADENGVMRSKVERHAEVEIALRWGTGYERTVECFTNTIRNMHGGTHRRGYERAVLKAVQEAIGRTRGLLKPKEDPPTLEDVLEGMTAVVHVRVPEPQFTSQTKDELSTAGITRVVLGIVEKHIKAWTEDRRTKGEAKIVLQKVVDASRVRLTQKQQKDAARRKTALEGAAMPPKLVDCRTTGVLRSELFLVEGDSALGCFTGDTMVAVAPGLAMSFADLAEDWQRGVNHYGYTTNQDGRVHVVPLIEPRLTKRDAPLVRVALDNGEQVRCTPDHLFRLRDGSYRRADALVPGDSLMPLYRAFPDGGERVWLNDRAVWVPTRRLDPRAEPEDAPDGHGHPGRRPAVERLPRAVRDDRRIDTDRSGASSPDHGSPVVDEPAAPVNHSVVSVEPLAETADVYDLTVDGYHNFALEAGVFVHNSARMARVSEYQALLPLRGKILNVQKASLADTLRNVEIASIVQVLGAGTGRTFDLSSMRYGRVILMADADVDGSHIRTLLITLFAKYMRPVIEDGRLYAAMPPLHKVVTKGRNGETRFTFTQREMEQTVARLEKAGKTVVKPVPRFKGLGEMDAEELWDTTMNPATRSVRRITLLDVEAAEAALELLMGEKVEPRRAWLVESANRVDQSAIDV from the coding sequence GTGACCGCTGAGATCCTGTACGGGGCCGACGACCTGACCCACCTCGAAGGTCTGGAAGCGGTTCGCAAGCGTCCCGGCATGTACATCGGCTCGACCGACAGCAGGGGCGTCAACCACCTCTTCACCGAGATCGTCGACAACTCGACCGACGAGGGCGTCGCGGGCCACGCCGCACGGGTGGTCGTCACGCTCCACGCCGACGGCAGCGTCCAGGTCGACGACGACGGCCGCGGCATCCCCACGGGCGTGCACGCCAAATCGGGACTGTCCGGTATCGAACTGGTGCTGACGCGACTGCACGCGGGCGGCAAGTTCGGCGGCTCCGGCTACAAGACCTCGGGCGGCCTGCACGGCGTCGGCGCCTCGGCGGTCAACGCGTTGTCGCACCGGTTCGACGTCGTGGTGCGCCGCGAGGGCAAGACGCACGAGATGTCGTTCGCGCACGGCGTTCCCGGCGTGTTCGACGGTCCGGGTCCGAAGGCCGCGTTCACCCGCGAATCGGGCCTGCGCGTCACCGGCCGCACCCGCAAGAGCGGAACGTCCATCCGGTACTGGCACGACGCCCGCTACTTCGAGAACGGCGCCGCGCTCGACGTCGAGGCGGTGCGCGCGAAACTGCGCAACACGGCGTTCCTGGTGCCGGGCGTGACGTACGTGCTCAAGACGCCCGAGGGCGAGGAGACCTTCCACTACCCGGGCGGTCTGTCCGACATGGTCGACTTCCTGGCGCCGTCGGGCGACAAGCCGGTGTCCGGCACGATCCTCGTGACGGGCGAGGGCGTCTACCACGAGAACGCCGCCGACGAGAACGGCGTGATGCGGTCGAAGGTGGAGCGCCACGCCGAGGTCGAGATCGCGCTGCGCTGGGGCACGGGCTACGAGCGCACCGTCGAGTGCTTCACCAACACGATCCGCAACATGCACGGCGGTACGCACCGTCGTGGCTACGAGCGTGCGGTGCTCAAGGCGGTGCAGGAGGCGATCGGCCGGACCCGGGGACTGTTGAAGCCCAAGGAGGATCCGCCGACGTTGGAGGACGTGCTGGAGGGCATGACCGCCGTCGTGCACGTCCGCGTGCCCGAGCCGCAGTTCACGTCCCAGACGAAGGACGAACTGTCCACGGCGGGCATCACGCGCGTGGTGCTGGGCATCGTCGAGAAGCACATCAAGGCGTGGACGGAGGACCGCCGCACCAAGGGCGAGGCCAAGATCGTCCTCCAGAAGGTGGTCGACGCCTCCCGCGTCCGCCTGACCCAGAAGCAGCAGAAGGACGCCGCCCGCCGCAAGACCGCGCTGGAGGGCGCGGCCATGCCGCCGAAGCTGGTGGACTGCCGGACGACCGGTGTGCTGCGCAGCGAACTTTTCCTCGTGGAGGGCGACAGTGCCCTCGGCTGCTTCACCGGCGACACCATGGTCGCCGTCGCACCCGGCCTGGCGATGTCGTTCGCGGACCTGGCCGAGGACTGGCAGCGTGGCGTGAACCACTACGGGTACACGACGAACCAGGACGGGCGAGTCCACGTCGTACCGCTGATCGAACCACGCCTGACCAAGCGCGACGCGCCGTTGGTGCGGGTCGCGCTCGACAACGGTGAACAGGTGCGCTGCACCCCCGACCACCTGTTCCGGCTGCGCGATGGTTCGTATCGCCGTGCGGACGCCCTCGTGCCCGGCGATTCGCTGATGCCGCTGTACCGCGCGTTCCCGGACGGTGGTGAGCGGGTCTGGCTGAACGACCGCGCGGTGTGGGTCCCCACGCGCCGCCTCGACCCGCGGGCGGAACCCGAGGACGCGCCCGACGGGCACGGGCACCCCGGCCGGCGGCCGGCCGTCGAGCGGCTTCCCCGCGCGGTGCGCGACGATCGTCGCATCGACACCGACCGGTCCGGTGCGTCCTCGCCGGATCATGGTTCCCCCGTCGTCGACGAGCCGGCCGCGCCGGTGAACCACTCCGTGGTGTCGGTCGAGCCGCTGGCCGAGACGGCGGACGTCTACGACCTTACGGTGGACGGCTACCACAACTTCGCGCTCGAAGCCGGAGTGTTCGTGCACAACAGCGCGCGCATGGCCCGGGTCTCCGAGTACCAGGCGCTGCTCCCCTTGCGGGGCAAGATCCTGAACGTGCAGAAGGCCAGCCTGGCCGACACGTTGCGCAACGTGGAGATCGCCTCGATCGTGCAGGTGCTCGGCGCCGGCACCGGGCGGACGTTCGACCTCTCCTCGATGCGCTACGGGCGCGTCATCCTCATGGCCGACGCCGACGTGGACGGGTCGCACATCCGGACGTTGTTGATCACCCTGTTCGCCAAGTACATGCGACCGGTGATCGAGGACGGGCGGCTGTACGCGGCCATGCCGCCGCTGCACAAGGTCGTCACCAAGGGCCGCAACGGCGAGACGCGGTTCACCTTCACCCAGCGCGAGATGGAGCAGACCGTCGCGCGCCTGGAGAAGGCGGGCAAGACGGTCGTCAAACCCGTGCCCCGGTTCAAGGGGCTGGGCGAGATGGACGCCGAGGAGCTGTGGGACACCACGATGAACCCGGCGACGCGGTCGGTGCGCCGCATCACCCTGCTGGACGTGGAGGCCGCCGAGGCCGCGTTGGAACTGCTGATGGGTGAGAAGGTCGAGCCGCGCCGGGCGTGGCTCGTCGAGTCGGCCAACCGGGTCGACCAGTCCGCGATCGACGTCTGA
- a CDS encoding MBL fold metallo-hydrolase, with product MLNQVADGVWVRQSEWVWSNAVVVRGDDGLVVVDPGIGGADLAELADDVDRLGIPVVAGFCTHPHWDHLLWHSRFGDVPRYATAACAQSAGEVRERARAMAEQSASGVPLDLVGLLTPLPAAGGVLPGEVVEHDAHAVGHAALLLADRGVLIAGDMLSDVLIPLFDPRRTGQPAAYATALDRLGEAARHVDVVIPGHGAVAVGPEVAARLEADRAYLDAVLAGGDPADARLEQDWLAGPHQANLAQVRG from the coding sequence ATGCTGAATCAGGTGGCGGACGGCGTCTGGGTCCGGCAGAGCGAGTGGGTCTGGAGCAACGCCGTCGTGGTGCGCGGCGACGACGGGCTGGTGGTCGTCGACCCCGGCATCGGCGGCGCCGATCTGGCGGAGTTGGCCGACGACGTGGACCGCCTCGGGATCCCGGTGGTCGCCGGCTTCTGCACCCATCCGCACTGGGACCACCTGCTGTGGCACTCCCGGTTCGGCGACGTGCCGCGCTACGCGACCGCCGCGTGCGCCCAATCCGCCGGCGAGGTGCGGGAACGAGCGCGGGCGATGGCCGAGCAGAGCGCGTCGGGCGTGCCCCTCGACCTGGTCGGGCTGCTCACCCCGCTGCCCGCGGCCGGGGGAGTGCTGCCGGGCGAGGTCGTCGAGCACGACGCGCACGCCGTCGGCCACGCCGCCCTGCTGCTCGCCGACCGCGGCGTCCTGATCGCGGGCGACATGCTCTCCGACGTCCTGATCCCGCTGTTCGACCCGCGCCGCACCGGCCAGCCGGCCGCGTACGCGACGGCACTCGACCGGCTGGGCGAGGCCGCCCGGCACGTCGACGTCGTGATCCCCGGGCACGGTGCCGTCGCCGTCGGCCCCGAGGTGGCGGCCCGGCTCGAAGCCGACCGCGCCTACCTCGACGCCGTGCTGGCCGGCGGGGATCCGGCCGACGCGCGGCTCGAACAGGACTGGCTCGCCGGTCCGCACCAGGCGAACCTGGCTCAGGTCCGGGGCTGA
- a CDS encoding ABC transporter substrate-binding protein — MRRTAALLALLALAGCSTAPAVPAAGPPTSVAVEVQPLKAALKITDPHGVEVSLTKPAERIVCLNGLCDDIVVDLGLTPVGTSNPTLVSHPALLGDKGKDVPVVPGTFGAEDVEYIAGLRPDLVIGLPGVHDSLRPAIEKFAPLWTAEPATWEESVGYLRALGALTGLTDPAVGAEKAFRTKLAASIGKTHADGRSAKKVLLMYGSVDAIGVDTTSSLKGDLLGRLFTYPFPAKGTDVDTASNYSVEELLAQQPDVVFVYSLLFSAEDRTLSAQLADNPVWQQIPAVRANAVHETHAKLWGSGRGLRSLTAVIDEALAKVPA, encoded by the coding sequence ATGAGAAGAACCGCCGCCCTGCTCGCCCTGCTCGCGCTCGCGGGGTGCTCCACCGCGCCGGCCGTCCCGGCCGCGGGCCCGCCGACCTCGGTGGCCGTCGAGGTCCAGCCGCTCAAGGCCGCGCTGAAGATCACCGACCCGCACGGCGTCGAGGTGTCGCTCACCAAGCCCGCCGAACGCATCGTGTGCCTGAACGGGCTCTGTGATGACATCGTTGTCGACCTCGGTCTCACCCCGGTCGGCACGAGCAACCCGACCTTGGTCTCCCATCCCGCGCTGCTCGGCGACAAGGGCAAGGACGTGCCCGTCGTGCCCGGCACGTTCGGCGCCGAGGACGTCGAGTACATCGCGGGCCTTCGGCCCGACCTGGTGATCGGCCTGCCGGGCGTGCACGACTCGCTGCGGCCCGCGATCGAGAAGTTCGCTCCACTGTGGACGGCCGAGCCCGCCACCTGGGAGGAGTCCGTCGGCTACCTGCGCGCGCTGGGCGCGTTGACCGGGCTCACCGACCCGGCGGTCGGGGCCGAGAAGGCGTTCCGCACCAAGCTCGCCGCGTCGATCGGCAAGACCCACGCCGACGGCCGGTCCGCGAAGAAGGTCCTGCTCATGTACGGCAGTGTCGACGCCATCGGCGTGGACACCACGTCCTCGCTGAAGGGCGACCTGCTCGGCCGGCTGTTCACCTATCCCTTCCCGGCCAAGGGGACCGACGTCGACACGGCGTCCAACTACAGCGTCGAGGAGCTGCTCGCCCAGCAGCCCGACGTGGTCTTCGTGTACTCGCTGTTGTTCTCCGCGGAAGACCGAACGCTCAGCGCCCAGCTCGCGGACAACCCGGTGTGGCAGCAGATCCCGGCCGTCCGGGCGAACGCGGTCCACGAGACGCACGCCAAGCTCTGGGGCTCCGGACGTGGTCTGCGCAGCCTCACCGCGGTGATCGACGAGGCCCTGGCGAAGGTCCCCGCTTGA
- a CDS encoding sugar phosphate isomerase/epimerase family protein — translation MINPGVASVTFRGRPVGEVAALAADAGLSLVEWAGDVHVPAGDLYAAVRAAEATRAHGLAVGTYGSYYKAGQGEDVTPVLDSAQELGAPRVRVWGGVKGSADTTPAERAAVTDDLRRCVDLAAERGLAVLVEHHVESLTDTLDSARRLLADVPALVPHWQPRESPDVEECLAEVRALRPVSVHAFSWGDDGFTERLPLGAREDLWRPLLSGYEGDVLLEFVPDDSPEAFRRDAATLLAWSEDAR, via the coding sequence ATGATCAACCCAGGAGTGGCCTCGGTCACGTTCCGCGGCCGTCCGGTCGGGGAGGTGGCGGCCCTCGCGGCGGACGCGGGGCTGTCGCTCGTCGAGTGGGCGGGCGACGTCCACGTCCCGGCCGGGGACCTCTACGCCGCCGTGCGCGCTGCCGAGGCGACCCGTGCGCATGGACTGGCCGTCGGCACCTACGGCTCCTACTACAAGGCGGGACAGGGTGAGGACGTCACGCCCGTCCTCGACTCCGCGCAGGAACTGGGCGCGCCCCGGGTCCGGGTGTGGGGCGGCGTCAAGGGATCCGCCGACACCACGCCCGCCGAACGCGCCGCCGTCACCGACGACCTGCGCCGCTGCGTCGACCTGGCCGCCGAACGCGGCCTCGCGGTCCTGGTGGAGCACCACGTCGAGTCGCTCACCGACACGCTCGACTCGGCCCGGCGCCTGCTCGCCGACGTGCCCGCGCTCGTGCCGCACTGGCAGCCGCGCGAATCGCCCGACGTCGAGGAGTGCCTCGCCGAGGTGCGGGCCCTGCGGCCGGTGTCCGTGCACGCGTTCTCCTGGGGCGACGACGGGTTCACCGAACGCCTCCCGCTCGGCGCGCGGGAAGACCTGTGGCGCCCGCTGCTGTCCGGGTACGAGGGCGACGTCCTGCTGGAGTTCGTGCCCGACGACTCGCCCGAGGCGTTCCGCCGCGACGCCGCGACCCTGCTGGCCTGGTCGGAGGACGCCCGATGA
- a CDS encoding class I SAM-dependent methyltransferase has product MGGFEDLVAEADAADVTGWDFSWLDGRATEDRPPWGYQRLMGERVGRADVSLDLQTGGGEVLAGIPQRAAKAMVATESWPPNLAVAQENLRDKGVVVVADAGGPVLPFADGTFDLVTSRHPVGVHWAAIARVLAPGGTYFSQQVGPDSGHEVYDFFLGPRPPGESGREADLARAGAEAAGLEVVDLRTAELRMEFFDVGAVVYFLRKVIWFVPDFTVERYRDRLRELHERIRADGSFVAWSRRFLIEARR; this is encoded by the coding sequence ATGGGCGGATTCGAGGACCTGGTCGCGGAAGCCGACGCGGCCGACGTCACCGGGTGGGACTTCTCCTGGCTCGACGGCCGGGCCACCGAGGACCGGCCGCCCTGGGGCTACCAGCGGCTGATGGGCGAACGGGTCGGCCGCGCGGACGTGAGCCTGGACCTGCAGACCGGTGGCGGGGAGGTCCTGGCGGGCATCCCCCAGCGCGCGGCCAAGGCCATGGTCGCGACCGAGTCGTGGCCGCCGAACCTGGCCGTGGCGCAGGAGAACCTGCGGGACAAGGGCGTCGTCGTGGTGGCCGACGCCGGCGGGCCCGTGCTGCCGTTCGCCGACGGCACGTTCGACCTGGTCACCAGTCGCCACCCGGTGGGCGTCCACTGGGCGGCGATCGCCCGGGTGCTCGCACCGGGCGGCACCTACTTCTCCCAGCAGGTCGGTCCGGACAGCGGCCACGAGGTCTACGACTTCTTCCTCGGCCCGCGGCCCCCGGGCGAGAGCGGCCGGGAGGCGGACCTCGCGCGTGCCGGTGCGGAGGCGGCCGGGCTGGAGGTGGTCGACCTGCGGACCGCCGAGCTGCGGATGGAGTTCTTCGACGTCGGCGCGGTGGTCTACTTCCTGCGCAAGGTGATCTGGTTCGTGCCGGACTTCACCGTGGAGAGGTACCGGGACCGGTTGCGGGAGCTGCACGAGCGGATCCGGGCCGACGGCTCGTTCGTGGCCTGGTCCCGCCGGTTCCTCATCGAGGCGCGGCGGTGA
- a CDS encoding DNA topoisomerase (ATP-hydrolyzing) gives MARRKTPTTRVDPSAFDRAGAQVFDNSLTTEIEDSYLEYAYSVIHSRALPDARDGLKPVHRRILFSMNEQGHRPTSPYVKSSRVVGDCFVRGALVSTPLGLRPIEEIEVGDRVLDGTGREVDVVEVYENPASELVRVTWTNGRSMLVTPGQRFRTGPDEWTAARDLEGRETLRFGDERHAGLLADGGDARGYVLGLVAAAGVPDYGGLRLESADPDPVDAAHGWAIETGVGVDRDKVEGGDGRDRHILVFAEDPRRDGVHRTRADWAPYLAGLFDGAGTAHGDRITFADATDEVYAMLADSGIRTRIGDGIEVVGRDAAALAVALLRWSRSRIKQDALVRVIRRARGAGDADAVTVASVVEAEPDTTFDLQVGTAEHAFVVDGLVVHNCMGKYHPHGDTAIYDAMVRLAQDFSLNAPLVDGHGNFGSPDDGPAASRYTEARMSPAAMLLVGELDEETVDFRPNYDGSLQEPSVLPAAFPNLLVNGTSGIAVGMATNMIPHNLGEIVAAARHLVTHPDAPLDKLMEFVPGPDLPTGGVLLGLDEVRKAYETGRGVVRMRARVETGPLEGSRGRQAITLTELPYGVGPEKIIEKITDEVTKSKRLTGIADVKDLTDRENGTRVVIECKVGVNPQALLADLYRLTPMEQSFGINNLVLVDGQPRTLGLKALLEVFLQHRYEVVTRRTRYRRRKREDRLHLVEGLLRALLDIDKVIKLIRGSENAQAAKEGLMTRFRLSEIQAAYILDTPLRRLTRYDSLELEAEQDRLRAEIAELSLILDDEKVLKKVVSGELGKIAKDLTAERRTVLLDGDLKEVLAASKPAGPLEVADDPCQVVLSATGLVARTAAESEEASEARRRNGRAKHDAVAAIVHTTARGQVLLVTNRGRAVKTDVLPLPVLPEQGGTVSLSGGMAAGELLDLAKGEKVIGIAPLDPGGSPGLAVGTRQGVVKVCAPEWPVRSDEFEVITLKDGDEVVGATWLGSADETLVFVSSEASLLRYSAGLVRPQGLKGGGMAGINLGAGQRVVFFGAVRTDDDEHGEPLVVTSTGQSVKVTPFSAYPAKGRATGGVRAHRFLKGEAELLLAWVGPRPAGSSDTGAAVELPAVDERRDGSGHAHPGPDVVGHLVERG, from the coding sequence GTGGCACGCCGCAAGACCCCGACGACCCGGGTCGACCCGTCCGCCTTCGACCGCGCCGGCGCCCAGGTGTTCGACAACTCGCTCACCACCGAGATCGAGGACTCCTACCTGGAGTACGCGTACTCGGTGATCCACTCGCGCGCCCTGCCCGACGCGCGCGACGGCCTCAAGCCGGTGCACCGCCGCATCCTGTTCTCGATGAACGAGCAGGGGCACCGGCCCACGAGCCCGTACGTCAAGTCCTCGCGCGTGGTCGGCGACTGCTTCGTGCGCGGCGCGCTGGTGTCGACGCCGCTGGGCCTGCGGCCGATCGAGGAGATCGAGGTCGGGGACCGCGTCCTCGACGGCACCGGCCGCGAGGTCGACGTCGTCGAGGTCTACGAGAACCCCGCCTCCGAGCTGGTGCGGGTCACGTGGACCAACGGCCGCAGCATGCTCGTCACGCCCGGCCAGCGGTTCCGGACCGGGCCGGACGAGTGGACGGCCGCCCGCGACCTGGAAGGCCGGGAGACCCTGCGGTTCGGCGACGAGCGGCACGCGGGCCTGTTGGCGGACGGCGGCGACGCGCGCGGCTACGTGCTGGGCCTGGTCGCGGCGGCGGGCGTGCCCGACTACGGCGGCCTGCGGCTGGAGTCGGCCGATCCCGACCCGGTCGACGCCGCGCACGGCTGGGCGATCGAGACCGGCGTCGGCGTCGACCGGGACAAGGTCGAGGGCGGCGACGGTCGTGACCGGCACATCCTCGTGTTCGCCGAGGACCCGCGCCGCGACGGCGTGCACCGCACCCGTGCGGACTGGGCTCCCTACCTCGCGGGCCTGTTCGACGGCGCGGGCACCGCGCACGGCGACCGGATCACGTTCGCCGATGCCACCGACGAGGTGTACGCGATGCTCGCCGACTCGGGCATCCGCACCCGGATCGGCGACGGCATCGAGGTGGTCGGCCGGGACGCCGCCGCGCTCGCCGTGGCACTGCTGCGCTGGTCGCGGTCGCGGATCAAGCAGGACGCGCTGGTCCGGGTGATCCGCCGGGCGCGCGGCGCGGGCGACGCCGACGCGGTCACGGTGGCGTCGGTCGTCGAGGCCGAGCCCGACACCACGTTCGACCTCCAGGTCGGCACCGCCGAGCACGCGTTCGTGGTCGACGGCCTGGTCGTGCACAACTGCATGGGCAAGTACCACCCGCACGGCGACACCGCGATCTACGACGCGATGGTGCGCCTGGCCCAGGACTTCTCGCTCAACGCGCCGCTGGTCGACGGGCACGGCAACTTCGGCTCGCCCGACGACGGCCCGGCCGCGAGCCGCTACACCGAGGCCCGGATGTCGCCGGCGGCGATGCTGCTGGTCGGCGAACTCGACGAGGAGACGGTCGACTTCCGGCCCAACTACGACGGGTCGTTGCAGGAGCCGAGCGTGCTGCCGGCGGCCTTCCCGAACCTGTTGGTCAACGGCACGTCCGGCATCGCGGTCGGCATGGCCACGAACATGATCCCGCACAACCTGGGCGAGATCGTGGCCGCCGCGCGTCACCTGGTCACGCACCCGGACGCGCCGCTGGACAAGCTGATGGAGTTCGTGCCCGGCCCGGACCTGCCGACGGGCGGTGTGCTGCTCGGCCTGGACGAGGTGCGCAAGGCGTACGAGACCGGCCGCGGCGTGGTGCGCATGCGTGCCCGCGTGGAGACCGGTCCGTTGGAGGGCAGTCGGGGGCGGCAGGCGATCACGCTCACCGAGCTGCCCTACGGCGTCGGCCCGGAGAAGATCATCGAGAAGATCACCGACGAGGTCACCAAGTCCAAGCGGCTCACCGGCATCGCGGACGTCAAGGACCTCACCGACCGGGAGAACGGCACCCGGGTCGTGATCGAGTGCAAGGTGGGCGTGAACCCGCAGGCGCTGCTGGCCGACCTGTACCGGCTCACGCCCATGGAGCAGTCGTTCGGCATCAACAACCTGGTGCTGGTCGACGGGCAGCCGCGCACGCTGGGGCTCAAGGCCCTGCTGGAGGTGTTCCTCCAGCACCGCTACGAGGTCGTCACGCGTCGCACCCGGTACCGCCGGCGCAAGCGCGAGGACCGGCTGCACCTGGTCGAGGGCCTGCTCCGGGCGTTGCTGGACATCGACAAGGTGATCAAGCTGATCCGGGGCAGCGAGAACGCGCAGGCCGCCAAGGAGGGCCTGATGACGCGGTTCAGGCTGTCGGAGATCCAGGCCGCCTACATCCTCGACACGCCGCTGCGCCGGTTGACCCGGTACGACTCGCTGGAGCTGGAGGCCGAGCAGGACCGGCTGCGGGCCGAGATCGCCGAGCTGTCGTTGATCCTCGACGACGAGAAGGTGCTCAAGAAGGTCGTCTCCGGCGAGCTGGGCAAGATCGCCAAGGACCTGACGGCCGAGCGCCGGACCGTGCTGCTCGACGGCGACCTGAAGGAGGTGCTGGCGGCGTCGAAGCCCGCCGGTCCGCTGGAGGTCGCCGACGACCCGTGCCAGGTGGTGCTGTCGGCGACCGGGCTCGTGGCGCGCACGGCGGCGGAGTCCGAGGAGGCGTCGGAGGCGCGTCGGCGCAACGGTCGGGCCAAGCACGACGCGGTGGCCGCGATCGTCCACACCACCGCGCGCGGCCAGGTGCTGCTGGTGACCAACCGGGGCCGGGCGGTGAAGACGGACGTGCTGCCGCTGCCCGTGCTGCCCGAGCAGGGCGGCACGGTCTCGCTCAGCGGTGGCATGGCCGCCGGCGAGCTGCTCGACCTGGCCAAGGGCGAGAAGGTGATCGGCATCGCGCCGCTCGACCCCGGCGGGTCGCCGGGGCTGGCGGTGGGCACGCGCCAGGGCGTGGTGAAGGTGTGCGCGCCCGAGTGGCCGGTGCGGTCCGACGAGTTCGAGGTGATCACGCTCAAGGACGGCGACGAGGTGGTCGGCGCGACCTGGCTGGGGAGCGCGGACGAGACGTTGGTGTTCGTGTCCTCGGAGGCGTCGCTGCTGCGGTACTCGGCCGGGCTGGTCCGGCCGCAGGGGCTCAAGGGCGGCGGCATGGCCGGCATCAACCTGGGCGCCGGGCAGCGCGTGGTGTTCTTCGGCGCGGTGCGCACGGACGACGACGAGCACGGCGAGCCGCTGGTGGTGACGTCGACCGGGCAGAGCGTCAAGGTGACGCCGTTCTCCGCGTACCCGGCGAAGGGCCGGGCGACCGGCGGGGTGCGGGCGCACCGCTTCCTCAAGGGCGAGGCCGAACTGCTGCTGGCCTGGGTCGGGCCGCGTCCCGCGGGGTCGTCGGACACCGGCGCGGCGGTCGAGCTGCCCGCGGTCGACGAGCGCCGGGACGGTTCGGGGCATGCCCATCCGGGCCCGGACGTGGTCGGTCACCTGGTCGAACGCGGCTGA
- a CDS encoding D-alanyl-D-alanine carboxypeptidase family protein yields MRHRDHWYETITRLLAVALVPAAYLVTPRRAVHTACQWALAARFPSEDLTGLTPATRAAFTAARTQALWRHGELIGLTSGHRDGARQDRLFAAEVRRTGSPAAARSRVLPAHESRHVAGTALDVRPVEGARWLEEHGWRHHLYRVYDNEWWHFEYRPDGQPRRLPHPGAALVDHCEPLR; encoded by the coding sequence GTGCGACACCGCGACCACTGGTACGAGACGATCACCCGCCTGCTGGCCGTCGCACTGGTGCCGGCGGCCTACCTGGTCACGCCACGTCGCGCCGTGCACACGGCCTGCCAATGGGCACTGGCGGCACGCTTCCCGTCCGAGGACCTCACCGGCCTGACCCCGGCGACCCGTGCGGCGTTCACGGCCGCACGCACACAGGCGTTGTGGCGGCACGGCGAACTGATCGGCCTCACCTCCGGACACCGGGACGGCGCGCGACAGGACCGCCTGTTCGCCGCCGAGGTCCGCCGCACCGGCTCGCCCGCGGCGGCCAGGTCACGGGTCCTGCCGGCGCACGAGTCCCGGCACGTCGCCGGAACCGCGCTCGACGTGCGACCGGTCGAAGGCGCGCGCTGGCTGGAGGAGCACGGGTGGCGACACCACCTGTACCGGGTGTACGACAACGAGTGGTGGCACTTCGAATACCGACCCGACGGTCAGCCGCGACGCCTGCCCCACCCGGGCGCGGCGCTCGTCGACCACTGCGAGCCTCTACGGTGA
- a CDS encoding TetR/AcrR family transcriptional regulator, producing the protein MADTRQRLIDGAIATIRTHGYAGTSARTIAASAGVNQALVFYHFDGVHDLIRAACLAATRARVAPFAERLDRITDLRGLLALGRTLHTAERAEGNVTVLAQILAGAQADSDLAEAAAAALNLWITPIEQALDRLLADSPVAEWIDTAGLARAVSAGFVGLELYEGVDPAGALAALDALDRLAVLVEVVDDLGPVARRALRARLRKAERPT; encoded by the coding sequence GTGGCCGACACCAGACAACGCCTGATCGACGGCGCGATCGCGACGATCCGCACGCACGGCTACGCCGGCACCTCGGCGCGGACCATCGCGGCGTCCGCCGGCGTGAACCAGGCGCTGGTCTTCTACCACTTCGACGGCGTCCACGACCTGATCCGGGCCGCGTGCCTCGCCGCGACGCGGGCCCGGGTCGCGCCGTTCGCCGAACGCCTCGACCGGATCACCGACCTGCGGGGTCTGCTCGCGCTCGGCCGCACGCTGCACACCGCGGAGCGCGCCGAGGGCAACGTCACGGTGCTGGCCCAGATCCTCGCCGGCGCCCAGGCCGACTCCGACCTGGCCGAGGCCGCGGCGGCGGCACTGAACCTGTGGATCACCCCGATCGAGCAGGCCCTGGACCGGCTGCTGGCCGACTCGCCGGTGGCCGAGTGGATCGACACGGCGGGTCTGGCCCGTGCGGTGAGCGCCGGGTTCGTCGGGCTGGAGCTGTACGAGGGGGTCGACCCGGCCGGTGCCCTCGCCGCCCTGGACGCCCTCGACCGGCTCGCCGTCCTCGTCGAGGTGGTCGACGACCTCGGCCCGGTCGCACGCCGCGCGCTGCGGGCCAGACTCCGCAAGGCGGAACGGCCTACTTGA
- a CDS encoding GntR family transcriptional regulator: MRWSVDHSSREALPLQIAACVRQGVASGELVVGEQLPPAAELAEALSVDRNTVLAAYRKLRDDGVLEFRRGRGARVASAATEPAPVVEAARTLVALARDHGLGRRDLVRLVDKLM, encoded by the coding sequence ATGCGATGGTCAGTCGATCACTCCTCACGGGAGGCGTTGCCGCTCCAGATCGCGGCGTGCGTACGGCAGGGCGTGGCCTCGGGCGAACTCGTCGTCGGCGAGCAACTGCCCCCGGCCGCGGAACTGGCGGAAGCGCTGTCGGTCGACCGCAACACGGTGCTGGCCGCCTACCGGAAGCTGCGCGACGACGGCGTCCTGGAGTTCCGCCGGGGTCGCGGCGCACGGGTCGCGTCCGCCGCGACGGAACCGGCGCCGGTCGTCGAGGCCGCCCGGACCCTCGTGGCCCTCGCCCGCGACCACGGTCTCGGGCGCCGGGACCTGGTCCGCCTGGTCGACAAGCTGATGTGA